One window from the genome of Musa acuminata AAA Group cultivar baxijiao chromosome BXJ1-4, Cavendish_Baxijiao_AAA, whole genome shotgun sequence encodes:
- the LOC135644532 gene encoding auxin-responsive protein IAA1-like: MSTTETGCSSTEPEVTGGLGYDETELTLGLPGAGGSRLSETDKKRGFAEAVGLNLEAASRGEDCGARSSDSSDGPVSGAVKPSAAKAQVVGWPPVRSFRRNALRSCTYVKVAVDGAPYLRKVDLEAHGGYEQLLAALEEMFSCFTVRHYPDERRLVDPVNGTEYVPTYEDKDGDWMLVGDVPWKMFVASCKRLRLMKSSDAINLATRMPQECSNK, encoded by the exons ATGTCGACGACGGAGACCGGGTGTAGCTCGACGGAGCCGGAGGTGACCGGTGGTCTGGGTTACGACGAGACGGAGCTCACGCTCGGCCTGCCCGGGGCCGGGGGGTCAAGGCTGTCCGAGACGGACAAGAAGCGTGGGTTCGCGGAGGCCGTCGGCCTCAACCTCGAGGCCGCGTCTCGCGGCGAGGATTGTGGCGCCCGGTCGTCTGACTCCTCCGACGGGCCAGTCTCCGGCGCCGTCAAGCCTTCAGCTGCCAA GGCGCAGGTGGTGGGGTGGCCGCCGGTGAGGTCGTTCCGGCGGAACGCGCTGAGGAGCTGCACCTACGTGAAGGTGGCGGTGGACGGGGCGCCGTACCTCCGGAAGGTCGACCTGGAGGCGCACGGTGGCTACGAGCAGCTGCTGGCAGCTCTGGAGGAGATGTTCTCTTGCTTCACCGTCC GCCACTATCCGGACGAGAGGAGGCTGGTGGATCCCGTGAACGGGACGGAGTACGTCCCTACCTACGAGGACAAGGACGGCGACTGGATGCTCGTCGGGGATGTCCCTTGGAA GATGTTTGTTGCTTCATGCAAACGACTGCGATTGATGAAAAGCTCTGATGCAATCAATTTAG CTACAAGAATGCCTCAAGAATGCTCCAACAAGTAG
- the LOC135644522 gene encoding probable inactive receptor kinase At2g26730, with product MALPVRLLVLVLLVVVIGDTGKLSTLRLLRAEPTQDRTALLAFINATPHERRLRWDVNSSACDWVGVTCDANRTAVVVLRLPGVGLVGTIRSGTLGNLSALRVLSLRSNRLSGPIPADFRGLALLRNLYLQNNLLSGSIPSGLTQLTRLVRLDLSGNNLTGAIPFAINNLTNLTGLFLQNNRLSGNLPPINIGSLVAFNVSYNRLNGSIPKILEHFSASSFVGNLDLCGGPLPPCNPFFPSPAPSPAANPVNGSSKKKLSKAAKIAIAVAAGVVLLLILLLLLVCLAYRRRRQRARNRAAKGTAAAARSGETGMTSSSKDDLSGGVGGSGTASAVAAAERNRLVFVGKGGGYSFDLEDLLRASAEVLGKGSVGTSYKAVLEEGTTVVVKRLKDVAVSKREFEVHIESLGKVEHDNLLPLRAYYYSKDEKLLVFDYLPAGSLSSLLHGSRGSGRTPLDWDSRMRIALAAGRGLSHLHTAPQVVHGNVKASNVLLRTDLDSAALSDFGLHTLFGTTAPPNRVAGYRAPEVLETRRPTFKSDVYSFGVLLLELLTGKAPNQASLGEDGIDLPRWVQSVVREEWTAEVFDVELMRYPNIEEEMVQLLQVAMACVAIVPDTRPDLPDVVRMMEEIVNRTESNDEGRRVVGSGGPSPPPTTTP from the exons ATGGCGCTTCCTGTTCGACTGCTCGTTCTCGTCCTTCTCGTCGTCGTCATCGGGGATACTGGGAAGCTCTCGACGCTGCGCCTGCTGCGGGCGGAGCCAACGCAGGATCGGACGGCGTTGCTGGCCTTCATCAACGCTACCCCGCACGAGCGGCGCCTTCGGTGGGACGTCAACTCCTCCGCCTGCGACTGGGTTGGCGTCACCTGCGACGCCAACCGCACCGCCGTGGTGGTCCTCCGGCTCCCCGGCGTTGGCCTCGTTGGCACTATCCGGTCCGGCACCCTCGGCAACCTCTCCGCCCTCCGCGTGCTCTCCCTTCGCTCCAACCGCCTCTCCGGCCCCATCCCCGCTGATTTCAGGGGCCTAGCACTCCTCCGTAACCTCTACCTCCAGAACAACCTTCTGTCCGGCTCGATCCCCTCCGGGCTGACCCAGCTGACTCGTCTCGTCCGCCTCGACCTCTCCGGCAACAACCTCACCGGTGCGATCCCCTTCGCCATCAACAACCTAACCAACCTTACAGGCCTTTTCCTCCAGAACAACCGCCTCTCCGGCAATCTCCCCCCCATCAACATCGGCTCCCTCGTCGCCTTCAATGTTTCCTACAACCGGCTCAATGGATCCATCCCCAAGATCTTGGAGCACTTCTCCGCTTCATCCTTCGTCGGAAACCTAGATCTGTGCGGCGGACCCCTGCCGCCCTGCAACCCGTTCTTTCCCTCTCCAGCCCCATCGCCTGCGGCGAACCCGGTGAACGGATCGTCGAAGAAGAAGTTGTCGAAAGCGGCGAAAATTGCGATTGCGGTGGCGGCGGGAGTGGTGCTGCTGTTGATCCTGCTGCTACTCCTAGTCTGCTTGGCTTACCGACGGAGGCGGCAGAGGGCCAGGAACAGGGCGGCGAAGGGGACGGCGGCGGCGGCTAGGTCGGGTGAGACGGGGATGACGTCATCGTCGAAGGACGACCTCAGCGGCGGCGTGGGCGGCAGCGGAACGGCGTCGGCGGTGGCAGCGGCGGAGCGGAACCGGCTGGTTTTCGTTGGGAAAGGTGGTGGGTACAGCTTCGATCTGGAGGATCTGCTGCGGGCGTCGGCGGAGGTGCTGGGCAAGGGGAGTGTGGGGACGTCGTACAAGGCAGTGCTGGAGGAGGGTACCACCGTGGTGGTGAAGCGGCTCAAAGACGTGGCGGTCTCAAAGCGGGAGTTCGAGGTGCACATAGAGTCGCTGGGCAAGGTGGAGCACGACAACCTGTTGCCGCTGCGCGCCTACTACTACTCAAAGGACGAGAAGCTCCTCGTCTTCGACTACCTCCCCGCCGGCAGCCTTTCCTCCCTCCTCCACG GGAGTCGGGGATCGGGTCGGACGCCGCTAGATTGGGACAGCCGGATGCGCATCGCCCTCGCTGCCGGCCGCGGCCTGTCCCACTTGCACACGGCGCCGCAAGTAGTCCACGGCAACGTCAAAGCTTCCAACGTGCTCCTCCGCACGGACCTCGACTCTGCCGCCCTCTCAGACTTCGGCCTGCACACTCTCTTTGGCACCACGGCCCCACCCAACCGCGTGGCCGGCTACCGCGCCCCGGAGGTGCTCGAGACACGGCGGCCCACCTTCAAGTCGGACGTCTACAGCTTTGGCGTGCTCCTCTTGGAGCTGCTGACAGGGAAGGCGCCGAACCAGGCGTCGCTGGGCGAGGACGGCATCGACCTGCCGCGATGGGTGCAGTCGGTGGTTCGCGAGGAGTGGACGGCCGAGGTGTTCGACGTGGAGCTCATGCGCTATCCCAACATCGAGGAGGAGATGGTGCAGCTCCTCCAGGTCGCCATGGCCTGCGTCGCTATCGTGCCGGACACACGACCCGACCTCCCGGATGTCGTTCGCATGATGGAGGAGATCGTCAACCGGACAGAGAGCAACGACGAGGGTAGGCGGGTTGTTGGTTCGGGTGGGCCCTCCCCGCCCCCAACCACCACGCCATAG
- the LOC135644529 gene encoding gibberellin 3-beta-dioxygenase 1-like, producing MNPNPTTTFMSCSPSEPQQHLELESVREVPDSHAWPALDDHPTVYEPVPVVDLAGPDAFVAHLARVCESWGAFQVTGHGIRSDLLERLESETRRLFALPMDQKLKAARPSNGISGYGLARISCFFSKLMWSEGFTISGSPLDHALKLWPDADPSRFCDVMQEYSDEMKQVAGRVVRLMLLSMGLTPEEMKRAEEGTRVDQLSAVLQLNSYPPCPDPNRAMGLAAHTDSSLVTLLFQSGTSGLQLLRRQDQHGPARWVTVPPRPGALIVLAGDLFQILTNGRYKSVAHRAVVNRNHHRVSVAYICGPPPHHKLSPVGKPASPAPCLAYRAVSWADYLGLKAELFDKALASIMVAEDSRGDEGICC from the exons ATGAATCCCAATCCAACGACCACCTTCATGTCTTGTTCGCCGTCGGAGCCGCAGCAACACTTGGAGTTGGAGTCCGTCCGAGAGGTGCCGGACTCCCACGCTTGGCCCGCCCTCGACGATCACCCGACGGTGTACGAGCCGGTCCCGGTCGTCGACCTCGCGGGTCCGGACGCCTTCGTCGCCCACCTGGCCCGGGTCTGCGAGTCGTGGGGAGCATTCCAGGTCACCGGCCATGGCATCCGCTCGGACCTGCTGGAGCGGCTCGAGTCCGAGACGCGCCGCCTCTTCGCGCTCCCCATGGACCAGAAGCTTAAGGCGGCCCGCCCGTCCAACGGCATCTCCGGCTATGGTCTCGCTCGCATCTCCTGCTTCTTCTCCAAGCTCATGTGGTCCGAGGGCTTCACCATCTCCGGCTCCCCTCTGGATCACGCCCTCAAGCTCTGGCCGGATGCCGATCCCTCCCGCTTCTG TGATGTGATGCAAGAATATAGCGACGAGATGAAGCAGGTCGCGGGACGGGTGGTGCGGCTGATGCTCCTCTCGATGGGCCTCACGCCGGAGGAGATGAAGCGGGCCGAGGAGGGGACGAGGGTGGACCAGTTGTCCGCCGTATTGCAGTTGAACTCGTACCCGCcgtgtccggacccgaaccgagcgatGGGGCTCGCAGCGCACACCGACTCCAGCCTCGTCACCCTGCTCTTCCAGAGCGGCACCAGCGGCCTCCAGCTCCTCCGGCGCCAGGACCAGCACGGCCCGGCGCGCTGGGTGACGGTGCCGCCGCGGCCGGGTGCGCTCATCGTGCTCGCGGGAGACTTGTTCCAGATACTAACCAACGGGCGATACAAGAGCGTCGCCCACCGAGCCGTCGTGAACCGGAACCACCACCGCGTGTCCGTGGCCTACATCTGTGGGCCGCCACCGCACCACAAGCTGTCGCCCGTCGGGAAGCCGGCAAGTCCTGCGCCATGCCTGGCCTACAGGGCTGTGTCGTGGGCGGATTACTTGGGCCTCAAGGCCGAGCTCTTCGACAAGGCGCTGGCGTCCATCATGGTGGCGGAGGACTCGAGGGGAGACGAAGGGATTTGTTGTTAA